One Gossypium raimondii isolate GPD5lz chromosome 3, ASM2569854v1, whole genome shotgun sequence genomic window carries:
- the LOC105794575 gene encoding probable pectate lyase 5 — protein sequence MAIPLSFFLLLFPLLAPTFVLSSPVQDPEQVVQQVNESIRNATMARRSLGFLSCGTGNPIDDCWRCDHHWEKNRQKLADCAIGFGKHAIGGRDGKIYVVTDPSDHDPVNPKPGTLRYAVIQDEPLWIIFARDMTIKLKEELLMNSFKTIDGRGVSVHISGGPCITVQYVTNIIIHGINIHDCKRGGNAYVRDSPTHYGWRTISDGDGVSIFGGSHVWVDHCSLSNCNDGLIDAIHGSTAITISNNYLTHHNKVMLLGHSDTYKQDKNMQVTIAFNHFGEGLVQRMPRCRHGYFHVVNNDYTHWEMYAIGGSADPTINSQGNRFLAPNDADNKEVTKHEDAPQSQWKHWNWRSEGDLMLNGAFFTASGTGASSSYAKASSLGARPSSLVSSLTAGAGALVCKKGSHC from the exons ATGGCAATCCCATTGTCCTTCTTTCTACTGCTTTTCCCTCTCTTGGCTCCCACATTTGTTCTCTCCTCACCAGTTCAGGACCCCGAGCAAGTAGTCCAACAAGTCAATGA GAGCATAAGAAATGCTACTATGGCGAGGAGGAGCTTGGGGTTTCTCTCATGTGGAACCGGCAATCCCATCGATGATTGCTGGCGGTGCGACCATCATTGGGAGAAGAACCGTCAGAAGCTAGCCGACTGCGCCATTGGGTTCGGCAAGCATGCCATTGGTGGGAGAGATGGGAAAATATATGTGGTGACTGACCCTAGTGACCATGACCCTGTTAATCCTAAACCCGGAACCCTTCGATATGCTGTCATCCAAGATGAACCTTTATGGATCATTTTCGCTCGTGACATGACCATCAAGTTGAAGGAAGAATTGCTTATGAACTCGTTCAAGACCATCGACGGCCGAGGCGTCAGCGTCCACATTTCCGGTGGGCCATGCATTACTGTTCAGTACGTGACCAACATCATAATCCATGGGATCAACATTCATGATTGCAAGAGAGGAGGGAATGCTTATGTGAGGGACTCTCCTACCCATTACGGCTGGAGGACGATATCGGACGGGGACGGGGTATCGATTTTCGGAGGCAGCCATGTTTGGGTGGACCATTGCTCTTTGTCTAACTGCAACGATGGGCTGATCGACGCCATTCATGGATCCACCGCCATCACCATTTCTAACAATTACTTGACCCATCATAACAAGGTCATGCTATTGGGACATAGTGACACTTACAAACAAGATAAGAACATGCAAGTCACCATTGCCTTTAATCACTTTGGAGAAGGCCTTGTACAAAGAATGCCtag ATGTAGGCATGGATACTTTCACGTGGTGAACAATGATTACACGCACTGGGAAATGTATGCAATCGGTGGCAGTGCTGATCCTACAATCAACAGCCAAGGCAATAGATTTCTTGCACCAAATGATGCAGACAACAAAGAG GTGACAAAACATGAGGATGCGCCGCAAAGTCAATGGAAGCATTGGAATTGGAGATCAGAAGGGGATTTGATGTTGAATGGAGCCTTCTTCACCGCATCCGGAACCGGGGCTTCTTCAAGTTATGCCAAGGCGTCGAGCTTGGGTGCGAGGCCGTCATCACTGGTGAGCTCACTCACAGCAGGAGCGGGTGCACTCGTTTGCAAGAAGGGGTCGCATTGCTAG